The following coding sequences lie in one Treponema socranskii subsp. buccale genomic window:
- a CDS encoding phosphoribosyltransferase, translating to MIKEFLPFDVVRNDALKIAHKMHSDGFVPDVIYCSLRGGAYMANVISEYYKLVRKDYHPVLYASVVARSYTDVQQHEKVYVDGWTYAPEYLRPGDKIMLVDDIFDSGRTINSLVEIFLQRGVPRSNIKIVVHDYKRFTYHKEQQSIQPDYWCRLLEITKPEEDRWIHYLSHELVGLSKEELEEYYFKDDPELRPVLEPLLGKV from the coding sequence ATGATAAAGGAATTTCTTCCGTTCGATGTTGTTCGAAACGATGCGCTTAAAATTGCGCATAAAATGCACTCCGACGGATTTGTACCGGATGTGATTTATTGTTCGCTGCGCGGAGGCGCGTATATGGCAAACGTTATCAGCGAATATTACAAACTCGTACGGAAGGATTATCATCCCGTCTTGTATGCGTCCGTCGTTGCAAGATCGTATACCGACGTTCAGCAGCACGAAAAAGTGTACGTCGACGGATGGACGTATGCGCCCGAATATCTTCGTCCCGGCGATAAAATCATGCTCGTCGACGATATCTTCGATTCCGGCCGTACGATCAATTCGCTTGTCGAAATATTTTTACAGAGAGGAGTTCCCCGCAGCAATATCAAAATCGTCGTGCACGATTATAAGCGCTTTACGTATCACAAAGAACAGCAGTCCATTCAGCCCGATTATTGGTGCAGGCTTTTGGAAATCACAAAGCCGGAAGAGGATCGCTGGATTCACTATTTGAGCCATGAACTCGTCGGGCTTTCAAAAGAAGAACTCGAAGAGTATTATTTTAAAGATGATCCCGAACTGCGTCCCGTGCTCGAGCCGCTTTTGGGGAAAGTCTGA
- a CDS encoding chitobiase/beta-hexosaminidase C-terminal domain-containing protein has translation MKKRVCLIALAVLISAAASATVKIINPVQGVWANKQLLVLELSEGENAYYSLNGSDPLDSGFAYDGPVALDVSGDVEVRIVAVDSRGLSREYRVSYTVAPVPFPSAYSIGEIADAVSDGILEYTAGDVLSLPSELEYSLGGLPESFQKGRAISYSADCILSRFIPCVLSDGTAKWRFIIKTKPSLSGSFAVRDVPFKITDWDTLSFTSDALIYRIDDAYWVSGNESAVLDRTVPHTIFWQSVAFAPANPVSSFVLPPKPETLVERREDGSISLALRGEGFRFGSRIENGEETMLFEAAGIDTFFGDEVSGTFDADVYYDSVYQGRLSFPYTVDRRSPSVPTFVSSAKSFYSRKAVELSLSGDGESDLFVAVSNPVMLFGTMTKEDAASLFDVVHADSFLPFTAPLVLDSPSDDAVYYKICAYAVDRSGNKSALVSYDVLIDKYNYYVDASADKESADGTRDNPYTTLAECFAAAEENRFANITIKGTLVMPEGETLIDSNCVIRGEDDARLVFASGGFFTVRSASLSLINLIVKRDDTDSPNKINNPLIRLEHSVLTSENCEIAVSFAESGNVVSADTSVVTIRFCGITSSAKRYSSCISSVGSKLKISDSRISTAASAAVNFSVHGGEFEMRSSSCRVAGSYGRAAELFGGKSKIVENSFVADLRYPERSAAAVYTDAQNISLEYGGNTESGY, from the coding sequence ATGAAAAAACGCGTATGCCTTATCGCTTTGGCGGTTTTGATTTCGGCAGCCGCTTCGGCAACTGTGAAAATTATTAATCCCGTACAGGGTGTATGGGCGAATAAGCAGCTGCTCGTGCTTGAACTTTCCGAAGGTGAAAACGCATACTATTCGCTCAACGGCTCCGATCCGCTCGATTCGGGTTTTGCATATGACGGTCCCGTAGCGCTCGATGTTTCAGGCGATGTCGAAGTTCGTATCGTTGCCGTCGATTCACGCGGACTCTCTCGTGAATACCGCGTTTCATATACCGTCGCGCCCGTTCCGTTTCCGTCCGCGTATTCGATAGGTGAAATCGCCGATGCCGTTTCGGACGGTATCTTGGAATACACTGCAGGGGACGTGCTCTCTCTTCCGTCCGAACTCGAATACAGTCTCGGCGGTCTGCCCGAATCCTTTCAAAAGGGACGCGCGATTTCATACAGCGCCGATTGCATTCTCTCGCGTTTTATTCCGTGCGTTCTCTCGGACGGGACTGCGAAGTGGCGTTTTATTATAAAAACGAAACCTTCTCTTTCCGGTTCTTTTGCAGTCCGCGACGTTCCGTTTAAAATCACCGATTGGGATACGCTGTCTTTTACGAGCGATGCGCTGATTTACCGCATTGACGATGCATATTGGGTGAGCGGAAACGAAAGCGCCGTCCTTGACAGAACCGTGCCGCACACGATTTTTTGGCAGAGCGTTGCCTTTGCTCCCGCCAATCCCGTAAGCTCCTTTGTGCTTCCGCCAAAACCCGAAACTCTTGTCGAGCGGCGTGAAGACGGTTCGATTTCGCTTGCGCTTCGGGGAGAAGGCTTCCGATTCGGCAGCAGAATTGAAAACGGAGAGGAGACGATGCTTTTTGAAGCGGCGGGAATCGATACGTTTTTCGGAGATGAAGTGTCGGGCACATTTGATGCGGACGTCTATTACGATTCGGTGTATCAGGGACGGCTTTCTTTTCCGTACACTGTCGACCGGCGTTCTCCTTCGGTGCCGACTTTCGTTTCGTCGGCAAAATCTTTTTATTCGAGAAAGGCGGTCGAACTTTCGCTTTCTGGGGACGGGGAGTCCGATCTCTTTGTCGCCGTGAGCAATCCGGTGATGCTGTTCGGAACGATGACAAAAGAAGACGCCGCTTCTCTTTTCGACGTCGTGCATGCGGATTCGTTTTTGCCGTTCACCGCTCCTCTTGTCCTTGATTCGCCTTCCGACGATGCGGTTTATTATAAAATCTGCGCCTATGCGGTCGATCGAAGCGGTAACAAAAGTGCGCTTGTTTCATACGATGTTTTGATCGACAAATATAATTATTATGTCGATGCATCCGCCGATAAAGAGAGCGCCGACGGAACGAGGGACAATCCCTATACGACTCTCGCCGAATGCTTTGCCGCTGCCGAAGAAAACCGCTTTGCGAATATTACGATCAAAGGCACGCTCGTTATGCCCGAAGGAGAAACGCTTATCGATTCGAACTGTGTCATCCGAGGCGAAGATGATGCGCGCCTCGTCTTTGCGTCAGGCGGTTTTTTTACCGTACGGAGCGCAAGTCTTTCCCTTATAAATCTTATCGTCAAACGCGACGATACGGATTCGCCCAATAAAATTAATAATCCTCTTATACGCTTGGAACATTCGGTGCTTACTTCGGAAAACTGTGAAATCGCCGTATCGTTTGCCGAAAGCGGTAATGTTGTAAGCGCCGATACATCCGTCGTTACGATACGCTTTTGCGGCATTACCTCTTCGGCAAAACGCTATTCGTCGTGTATATCGTCCGTCGGCTCCAAACTGAAGATAAGCGATTCGCGCATTTCGACGGCGGCTTCCGCAGCCGTAAATTTTTCCGTGCACGGCGGAGAATTTGAGATGCGTTCGTCTTCATGCAGGGTTGCCGGAAGCTACGGCAGAGCGGCCGAACTCTTCGGCGGAAAAAGCAAAATCGTCGAAAATTCGTTTGTCGCCGATCTGCGATATCCGGAAAGATCCGCCGCTGCGGTCTATACCGATGCGCAAAATATTTCCCTCGAATACGGCGGCAATACCGAAAGCGGCTACTAG
- a CDS encoding ribonuclease HII, translated as MPALANCSTAPSAENKADVFLCGLDEAGRGPLAGPVVASAVILPDDFPQAILNDSKKLSAKKRGLAEKIIKEKACWGIGIVSHTLIDEINILEASLLAMKKAYEALSEKFDVWLKASALSGRTICAVADGTFCPDIGCECRSEVKADAKYAPVMAASILAKTYRDAIMIEMDKKYPAYGYARHKGYPTAEHRRICREIGPSPIQRLTFHY; from the coding sequence ATGCCGGCTCTTGCAAATTGTTCGACAGCGCCGTCCGCGGAAAATAAGGCGGATGTTTTTTTATGCGGCCTCGACGAGGCCGGAAGAGGCCCGCTTGCAGGTCCCGTCGTCGCTTCCGCCGTGATTTTACCGGACGATTTTCCTCAAGCTATTTTAAATGATTCGAAAAAACTTTCCGCAAAAAAACGCGGTCTTGCCGAAAAAATTATTAAAGAAAAAGCGTGCTGGGGTATCGGCATCGTCTCTCATACCCTCATCGACGAAATCAATATCCTCGAAGCGAGCCTCCTTGCAATGAAAAAAGCGTATGAAGCGCTTTCGGAAAAATTCGATGTATGGTTGAAGGCGTCAGCCCTTTCGGGCAGAACGATATGCGCCGTTGCCGACGGAACGTTTTGCCCCGATATCGGATGCGAATGCCGCAGCGAAGTAAAAGCGGACGCAAAATACGCTCCCGTCATGGCGGCGAGCATACTCGCAAAAACGTACAGAGATGCGATCATGATCGAAATGGATAAAAAATACCCCGCTTACGGATACGCGCGCCACAAAGGCTATCCGACTGCCGAGCACAGACGCATTTGCCGTGAAATCGGTCCTTCTCCGATTCAGAGGCTGACCTTTCATTATTAA
- a CDS encoding DUF3276 family protein, with product MGARGELFTTQVYLDNRSYFFNVKENRTGDIFLQIVESKSRDGADFDRHQIAIFAEDMQKFLQGMDKSLSFIDKARRARVKAAREKKAEKEAKYAKKLYYVKDGEKEAKRDDGIKRTGRVHIVSKRSDAEKANDAARTSGAEID from the coding sequence ATGGGCGCACGCGGAGAACTCTTTACAACGCAAGTATATTTGGACAACCGGTCGTATTTTTTTAACGTCAAAGAAAACAGAACGGGCGATATATTTCTTCAAATCGTCGAAAGCAAAAGCCGCGACGGCGCGGACTTCGACCGGCATCAGATTGCGATTTTCGCCGAAGATATGCAGAAATTTTTACAGGGCATGGATAAATCGCTTTCGTTTATCGACAAAGCGCGCAGAGCCCGCGTCAAAGCCGCACGCGAAAAAAAAGCCGAAAAAGAAGCGAAGTACGCAAAAAAACTGTATTACGTAAAAGACGGCGAAAAAGAAGCGAAGCGCGACGACGGCATCAAGCGCACGGGCAGAGTTCACATCGTATCGAAGCGGAGCGATGCTGAAAAAGCGAACGATGCCGCGCGGACGAGCGGCGCAGAAATCGATTAA
- a CDS encoding cysteine desulfurase family protein encodes MEQNDIDRYFDWAATAPSDKDILEASLAETFSAWGNPSSVHSVGKEAKRLLEKARALCAASLGVPSETIYFTSGGTESDCIPLLSVLNRPQKGTVLVSSIEHPAVREQAESLTKCGWRVVRIPATTGGIITKEAVLSKLTDDTALVCVMAVNNETGAIQPIKDIADALAKAAENKRKAKLHVDCVQAAGKIPLDLSHAGIASAAFSAHKIGGPRGIGILYLADTIESFFRGGGQEKNIRSGTENVYGALAFARCLERYCISNTNEKARARFETQKKLTKSFIQSLSEIAGCTIIPEARLDARHEDEYSPWIVQASFKNIPGQVMLRALDAEGFCVSTGSACSSHKGQHTGGSAVLRAMNVSASVREGAVRFSFGPRTSESAMKALAVKAAEIAAKFA; translated from the coding sequence ATGGAACAAAACGATATCGATCGGTATTTTGACTGGGCGGCAACCGCACCCTCCGATAAAGATATTTTGGAAGCCTCTCTTGCGGAAACTTTTTCGGCGTGGGGAAATCCTTCGAGCGTGCATTCCGTCGGAAAAGAAGCGAAACGGCTTTTGGAAAAAGCGCGCGCACTATGTGCCGCATCTTTGGGCGTACCGTCCGAAACGATTTACTTTACGTCGGGCGGAACCGAAAGCGACTGCATTCCCCTCCTTTCCGTATTGAACCGTCCGCAAAAAGGCACCGTACTCGTAAGTTCCATCGAGCATCCGGCAGTCCGCGAACAGGCGGAATCCTTGACAAAATGCGGATGGCGCGTCGTCCGCATTCCGGCGACAACGGGCGGCATCATAACGAAAGAAGCGGTGCTGTCAAAACTCACCGACGATACCGCCCTCGTCTGTGTTATGGCGGTCAACAACGAAACGGGCGCTATTCAGCCGATCAAAGACATAGCGGATGCGCTTGCAAAAGCGGCGGAAAACAAACGAAAAGCGAAACTGCACGTCGACTGCGTTCAGGCTGCAGGAAAAATTCCGCTCGATCTTTCGCATGCAGGGATTGCGAGCGCGGCTTTCAGCGCCCACAAAATCGGAGGCCCCAGGGGTATCGGCATACTCTACCTTGCCGACACGATCGAATCTTTTTTCCGCGGCGGCGGACAGGAAAAAAATATACGAAGCGGAACGGAAAACGTATACGGTGCGCTCGCATTTGCGCGCTGTCTCGAACGCTACTGCATTTCGAATACAAACGAAAAAGCACGCGCGCGTTTTGAAACGCAAAAAAAATTAACAAAATCTTTTATACAAAGCCTTTCCGAAATCGCAGGCTGTACGATTATCCCCGAAGCGCGGCTCGACGCCCGGCATGAAGACGAATATTCTCCGTGGATCGTGCAGGCGTCTTTTAAAAACATTCCGGGACAAGTGATGCTCCGCGCGCTCGACGCCGAAGGATTTTGCGTTTCGACCGGAAGCGCATGCTCTTCGCACAAGGGACAGCATACAGGCGGAAGCGCCGTTTTACGGGCGATGAACGTGAGCGCATCCGTCCGCGAAGGTGCGGTCCGCTTCAGCTTCGGCCCCCGTACGAGCGAAAGCGCGATGAAAGCGCTTGCAGTAAAGGCGGCCGAAATCGCCGCAAAATTCGCATAA
- a CDS encoding 3-dehydroquinate synthase — protein MDTIVRISYPPVHPGTDATGIVFAETAPDFIDLFKPGEKTGRRRFFVTDAKVATLPLFAPFIARFDDGICGDDRLAILGSGEGYKTIESVLTIVKNAIDAEFSRKDSFVAVGGGVISDITGFAASLFKRGASCAFVPTTLLSMVDAAIGGKTGCDFNNYKNMIGSFYPAESIYIFPEFVQSLSEDQYRSGLAEALKTALLYDAELYDVFKNESEKICSRDKATVNFIIKKCAAAKASVVERDFTEQNIRTYLNYGHTFGHALESLAGFGSVTHGDAVAWGISRAVTLSCNIGLCSRAYKDEVFSVLERYGWETDPVPSIIKGGAAGTRLLSIMHKDKKNTGGGIRLVLQKGLTETVSETVGDDVILNVLK, from the coding sequence ATGGATACTATCGTACGCATCTCCTATCCGCCCGTTCACCCGGGAACGGATGCTACCGGCATCGTCTTTGCGGAAACAGCTCCCGACTTTATCGATCTCTTTAAGCCCGGAGAAAAAACGGGCCGCCGTCGCTTTTTCGTCACCGACGCAAAAGTCGCAACGCTCCCGCTCTTCGCGCCTTTTATCGCAAGGTTCGACGACGGAATCTGCGGAGACGACAGACTTGCCATACTCGGTTCGGGCGAAGGATACAAAACGATCGAAAGTGTCCTTACCATCGTAAAAAATGCGATCGATGCGGAATTTTCGCGAAAGGATAGTTTCGTCGCCGTCGGAGGAGGCGTCATTTCGGATATAACGGGTTTTGCGGCATCCCTTTTTAAACGGGGCGCATCGTGCGCGTTCGTGCCGACGACGCTGCTTTCGATGGTCGATGCGGCGATCGGCGGAAAAACCGGATGCGATTTCAACAATTATAAAAATATGATCGGTTCGTTTTACCCCGCCGAATCGATATACATTTTTCCCGAATTCGTACAATCGCTTTCCGAAGACCAGTATCGATCCGGACTCGCCGAAGCTTTAAAAACCGCGCTTTTGTACGACGCCGAACTCTACGACGTATTTAAAAACGAAAGCGAAAAGATATGTTCGCGCGATAAAGCGACGGTAAACTTTATTATTAAAAAATGCGCCGCGGCAAAGGCTTCCGTCGTCGAGCGGGATTTTACCGAACAAAATATCCGCACGTATTTGAATTACGGGCACACTTTCGGCCACGCACTCGAATCGCTTGCGGGTTTCGGGAGCGTCACGCACGGAGATGCGGTCGCGTGGGGCATATCGCGCGCCGTCACTCTCAGCTGCAACATCGGTTTGTGCAGCCGAGCGTATAAAGACGAAGTATTCTCCGTCCTCGAGCGCTACGGCTGGGAAACGGATCCCGTGCCTTCGATTATAAAAGGAGGTGCTGCGGGAACGAGGCTCCTTTCGATCATGCACAAAGACAAAAAAAATACCGGCGGCGGCATCCGCCTCGTTTTACAAAAAGGTCTGACCGAAACGGTTTCCGAAACCGTCGGCGACGATGTCATCTTGAACGTTTTAAAATAG
- the tmk gene encoding dTMP kinase — protein MILHNFIVFEGIDGSGTSTQLGILKKKLGDKIFATAEPTELPTGLFLRRMLKGEFPVDERTAAFLFAADRCEHIYGKGGITEHVQNGKIAVSDRYIFSTLAYQSASFGDDIPHLVNSAFPLPEALFYFRIDPSLSFERVVHRAGQKEIYEKADFQKNTARRYDAVIEEFAKKEAMNIITLDASRPIEETAEKIWSYFENLPILKS, from the coding sequence ATGATATTGCATAATTTTATCGTTTTCGAAGGCATCGACGGGTCGGGCACGTCGACACAACTCGGTATCCTCAAAAAAAAGCTCGGCGATAAAATCTTTGCGACGGCGGAACCGACGGAACTCCCGACGGGGCTTTTTTTACGTCGTATGCTCAAAGGCGAATTTCCGGTCGATGAGCGGACGGCGGCCTTTCTCTTTGCCGCCGACAGGTGCGAACACATCTACGGAAAGGGCGGCATCACGGAGCACGTGCAAAACGGCAAAATCGCCGTAAGCGACCGCTACATCTTTTCGACGCTCGCCTATCAGTCGGCTTCGTTCGGAGACGACATCCCTCACCTCGTAAACAGCGCCTTTCCGCTTCCCGAAGCGCTTTTTTATTTCCGTATCGACCCTTCCCTTTCGTTCGAACGCGTCGTACATCGCGCAGGGCAAAAAGAAATCTACGAAAAAGCCGATTTTCAAAAAAATACCGCCCGCCGCTACGATGCGGTCATCGAAGAGTTTGCAAAAAAAGAAGCGATGAACATAATTACGCTCGACGCATCGCGTCCCATAGAAGAAACAGCGGAAAAGATATGGAGTTACTTTGAAAATCTGCCGATATTGAAATCGTGA